In the genome of Paenibacillus pabuli, one region contains:
- the kduI gene encoding 5-dehydro-4-deoxy-D-glucuronate isomerase, whose translation MQNRYAAHPNEVKTYDTARLREEFLMEQLFATDELVTVYSHVDRYIVGTAVPQSKDIALEVNLKDIGTNFFLERREIGIINVGGHGTVTADGQGYEIGAKECLYIGRGVKEVVFKSSGNEQPAQFYFVSTPAHHTYPTQKATQEQAQPNHLGSIESSNERTIYRYIHQGEGGIQSCQLVMGITELDKGNMWNTMPAHTHNRRSEVYLYWNLPEDGVVFHMMGEPNETRHLVVRDRQAIISPSWSIHSGVGTSSYTFCWAMAGENQTFEDMDGVAMKDLK comes from the coding sequence ATGCAAAACCGTTATGCTGCACACCCAAATGAGGTAAAAACGTATGATACTGCCCGTCTGCGCGAGGAATTCCTGATGGAACAACTGTTTGCCACAGATGAATTGGTAACGGTATATTCCCATGTGGATCGTTATATTGTAGGAACGGCTGTACCTCAGAGCAAGGATATTGCACTTGAAGTGAACCTCAAAGATATCGGAACGAACTTTTTCCTGGAACGTCGTGAAATCGGTATCATTAATGTTGGAGGCCATGGAACCGTAACAGCTGATGGTCAAGGATACGAGATTGGTGCGAAAGAGTGCCTGTATATTGGCAGAGGTGTAAAAGAAGTTGTATTTAAGAGCAGCGGAAACGAACAGCCGGCTCAGTTTTATTTTGTATCCACACCGGCGCACCATACGTATCCTACGCAAAAGGCAACCCAGGAGCAGGCTCAGCCGAACCATCTCGGCAGCATCGAAAGCTCCAATGAACGGACGATTTATCGCTATATCCACCAGGGAGAAGGCGGAATTCAGAGCTGTCAGCTGGTGATGGGCATTACGGAACTCGACAAGGGCAACATGTGGAATACCATGCCTGCACATACCCACAACCGCCGTTCCGAAGTATACTTGTACTGGAACCTGCCGGAAGATGGCGTCGTATTCCACATGATGGGCGAGCCAAACGAAACACGGCATCTGGTTGTACGTGACCGCCAGGCTATCATCTCTCCAAGCTGGTCGATCCACAGTGGTGTCGGTACGAGCAGCTATACCTTCTGCTGGGCAATGGCTGGTGAAAACCAGACGTTCGAGGATATGGACGGCGTGGCGATGAAGGACCTGAAATAG
- a CDS encoding MaoC/PaaZ C-terminal domain-containing protein produces MDYSAWIGVSTARQRVVITKEQIGLFSLGFPELFRPATRNIPLTYPIVWWQQEQVPWMDIPDKIMIHGQQAFAYERELQYDEELFYQIRLANARQTKGSQGSIHLLGGVLEVTDISRRPVLAAETTLVLMNPPAIQASFSDAEPEYPRLSSKIHYMWDGKQPPLIGAELLDVCLGTITSDMLVDYANASNDTNPIHLDIIKARVAGAPLRIVQGMLIGGMIGNRLQSLEFDNWAVKNLKYRFRTPVLEGDVVRVIVRVVAVSKTLPKLECTIEVYVEHPTGANARVLAYEGSVCYEAR; encoded by the coding sequence ATGGATTACAGCGCATGGATTGGAGTCTCTACCGCTCGACAGCGGGTTGTCATCACGAAGGAACAGATTGGGTTATTCTCGCTTGGCTTCCCGGAGCTTTTCCGCCCTGCCACCCGAAATATCCCCCTCACCTATCCGATCGTATGGTGGCAGCAGGAACAGGTACCTTGGATGGACATTCCCGATAAAATCATGATTCACGGTCAACAAGCCTTCGCCTACGAACGTGAGCTGCAATATGATGAGGAGTTATTTTACCAGATCAGACTCGCAAACGCCCGCCAGACAAAAGGATCCCAAGGCAGCATTCATTTACTTGGTGGCGTACTGGAAGTTACAGACATTTCGAGACGCCCCGTGCTCGCAGCAGAGACAACGCTAGTGCTCATGAATCCGCCAGCAATCCAGGCTTCCTTCTCAGACGCCGAACCGGAGTACCCGCGGCTTTCCTCCAAAATTCATTATATGTGGGATGGCAAGCAGCCTCCTCTAATCGGTGCCGAGTTGTTAGACGTTTGCCTCGGAACTATCACAAGCGATATGCTGGTCGATTACGCAAACGCCTCTAACGATACCAACCCCATCCATCTGGATATTATTAAAGCTCGCGTGGCAGGGGCGCCTCTGCGAATTGTACAAGGTATGCTTATTGGGGGCATGATCGGGAATCGACTACAATCACTGGAGTTTGACAACTGGGCTGTAAAGAACTTAAAGTACCGTTTTCGCACTCCTGTGCTGGAGGGGGATGTGGTTCGTGTCATCGTACGGGTTGTAGCCGTGTCTAAGACCCTTCCAAAATTGGAATGCACTATCGAAGTATATGTCGAACATCCAACGGGCGCCAATGCCAGAGTGTTAGCCTACGAAGGCTCGGTATGTTATGAGGCTCGTTAA
- a CDS encoding acyl-CoA dehydrogenase family protein: MNFELTEKQKHIQRIARTFVDEELIPLEPQLLRNEREGRPGIELSQIRQLQQKARAIGLWGIETPEAYGGSNLGAVASALVKMELGRTCIPFVFGGEADNILFLCNKAQQAKYLLPVIAGERKSCFAITERSAGSDASRIQMLAERVADGWILDGEKMFITNGNEADFAIVFAVTDAQAAPGKGITCFLVDRDMGWRSDPIPTMGGDKSPSILTFDQVFVPTENVLGLEGQGLTTAMQWISRGRWVIPAIAVGASGRLLNMAIDYVNERTTFGELLANRQSIQWMIADSAVELEALKWLVLYTAWRVEKELDARHHATMSKLYGAGIANDIVDRVLQIFGGIGYTKELPIERWYREMRVWRIYEGTDEIQRLIISRNLLKGNVRIGEWD, encoded by the coding sequence ATGAATTTTGAGTTGACCGAGAAACAGAAGCATATTCAACGTATTGCACGTACTTTTGTAGACGAGGAACTAATCCCTCTGGAGCCTCAGTTGTTGCGCAATGAGCGTGAGGGAAGACCGGGAATAGAACTGTCGCAGATCCGGCAACTTCAACAGAAGGCAAGAGCAATCGGCCTCTGGGGCATTGAGACGCCAGAGGCGTATGGAGGATCGAATCTTGGTGCTGTCGCCAGTGCGCTGGTGAAAATGGAGCTGGGACGTACGTGTATTCCCTTTGTCTTCGGAGGGGAAGCAGACAACATCCTATTTCTGTGCAACAAGGCGCAGCAGGCCAAGTATTTGCTCCCTGTTATCGCAGGCGAGCGAAAATCCTGCTTCGCGATTACGGAGCGCTCAGCGGGGTCCGATGCAAGCCGGATTCAAATGCTGGCCGAGCGCGTGGCCGATGGATGGATTCTTGACGGGGAGAAAATGTTTATCACCAACGGGAACGAGGCGGATTTCGCAATCGTTTTCGCCGTGACTGATGCTCAGGCGGCGCCGGGGAAAGGGATCACTTGTTTCCTTGTTGATCGGGACATGGGGTGGAGATCGGATCCAATTCCTACCATGGGCGGGGATAAAAGCCCTTCTATACTTACATTTGACCAAGTATTCGTCCCGACCGAGAATGTGCTTGGGTTGGAGGGACAAGGGTTGACGACAGCCATGCAGTGGATCAGCAGAGGACGCTGGGTCATACCGGCTATTGCTGTTGGCGCTTCAGGACGACTGCTAAATATGGCAATTGATTATGTTAACGAACGGACCACATTCGGGGAACTGCTCGCAAACCGTCAGAGCATCCAATGGATGATCGCCGACTCTGCTGTTGAACTGGAGGCATTAAAATGGTTGGTGCTGTACACGGCCTGGCGGGTAGAGAAGGAGCTTGATGCTAGGCACCATGCAACGATGTCCAAGCTGTATGGTGCCGGCATAGCAAACGACATCGTGGATCGTGTCCTTCAGATTTTTGGTGGTATTGGTTATACGAAGGAACTACCAATTGAGCGCTGGTACCGGGAGATGCGAGTATGGAGAATCTATGAGGGCACGGACGAGATCCAGCGTCTGATTATTTCCCGTAATTTGCTCAAAGGCAACGTCCGGATTGGAGAATGGGATTAA
- a CDS encoding glycosyltransferase yields the protein MKASVIILSYNQREVIKACLSSLSRQRIDDGDQYEVVIVDNGSQDGTGEMIGGLTFDFPILYYYVPRTAESSRATARNKGITNASGDVVVFLDGDQLAEPNFIYEHLRVHKLAKGKLVIGFRRYLSQSSMDLTSLKPGWVNTALSSSEEDERFLLMKRFSENGSAFRTAWHLFFSCNFSVDRELMIQSGMFDEGFKGWGLEDSELGYRLQKDGGAFVFNKNALTFHIYHASEFDESRHLGWKTNMDYFLSLHPTFEVQAQYILEEFFNPEIRNSWWDCYVRFEQVVRVYQGYEGDRLPVSVIVVYERRPEVLQAIAAEAVFREVVVIDKTTSSDLDILCQFIENDFDVLYYKQPSEDDLIELYHRLAVRGIVKHEIFKPEEAMARSNGRET from the coding sequence ATGAAGGCTAGCGTAATCATCCTATCATATAACCAGAGAGAAGTTATTAAGGCTTGTTTATCCTCCTTATCTCGTCAGCGCATAGATGATGGTGATCAATACGAGGTAGTCATCGTTGATAATGGGTCCCAGGACGGCACGGGAGAGATGATTGGCGGTTTAACGTTTGATTTTCCTATCCTGTATTATTATGTTCCAAGAACGGCAGAATCCAGCAGAGCTACGGCGCGAAACAAGGGAATCACTAACGCTAGTGGAGATGTCGTTGTGTTTCTCGATGGAGATCAACTCGCCGAACCGAACTTTATCTACGAGCATTTGAGAGTGCATAAGCTGGCTAAAGGAAAGCTTGTCATCGGATTTAGAAGATATTTGTCTCAGAGCAGCATGGACTTAACCTCATTAAAACCGGGATGGGTTAACACAGCATTGTCATCGTCAGAAGAGGATGAGAGATTCCTGCTCATGAAACGTTTTTCAGAAAATGGAAGCGCCTTCCGCACGGCATGGCATCTGTTCTTCAGTTGCAATTTTTCAGTCGACAGAGAACTGATGATCCAGTCTGGTATGTTTGATGAAGGGTTCAAAGGCTGGGGGCTTGAGGACAGCGAACTCGGTTATCGTCTGCAGAAGGATGGAGGAGCGTTCGTATTTAATAAAAATGCGTTAACATTTCACATCTATCATGCTTCCGAGTTTGATGAAAGCCGACACCTTGGTTGGAAAACCAATATGGATTACTTCCTGTCTCTTCATCCCACATTTGAAGTGCAGGCGCAATATATTTTAGAGGAATTCTTCAATCCGGAGATCAGAAATTCGTGGTGGGATTGCTACGTTCGCTTCGAGCAAGTCGTGAGAGTGTACCAGGGCTACGAAGGAGATCGACTACCTGTTAGTGTCATCGTCGTCTATGAGAGACGGCCTGAAGTGCTCCAAGCGATTGCGGCGGAAGCTGTATTCAGAGAAGTGGTAGTCATTGATAAGACAACGTCATCGGATCTGGATATCTTATGTCAATTCATTGAGAACGACTTTGATGTTCTGTATTACAAGCAACCTTCTGAAGATGATTTGATAGAGTTGTATCACAGGCTGGCAGTGAGGGGAATTGTGAAACATGAAATTTTTAAGCCAGAAGAAGCGATGGCGCGTAGTAACGGGAGGGAAACATGA
- a CDS encoding sugar efflux transporter: MKSILVVMRSPSLLLISLCIFFIGLGYALTMPFMPLFGVERVGMSPLSLGIFLAIGSLSGIIVSTLLSRLSDRMPVRKWIIIGSSVSASVGYVCYANTDSYVVLMLVSCTFIALSFSAFPQLFALAREVVEREASEDVTIIMAILRALVSLAWILGPVMASFTIYRFSYTGLFLVVSFMYMLVAIFVLVIRVHEIREPSNEAEPLTDSRRSFKHLLMAPQVVFSLLAFMAFELANTMGAIVTPLYVTQELDGGKLDVGLISGVNAALQVPSMIVLGILAKRFGSIPVMQSAGLFGIAYFTLFWFTNSEWQIIAIQIFSAIFIAIVLGVGMTFFQDLVPKMTGTATTLYNNANIIGSMAGGLLAGAVGNYLGFKAVIASSAVLAFLGFALLIASNANKKTFRHMEGDTYEG, encoded by the coding sequence TTGAAAAGTATTTTGGTCGTAATGAGAAGCCCATCATTGCTTCTCATCTCCTTGTGCATTTTCTTTATTGGCTTGGGTTACGCCCTAACGATGCCGTTTATGCCGTTATTCGGAGTAGAACGTGTAGGTATGAGTCCCCTATCGTTGGGAATCTTTCTGGCCATTGGATCGTTAAGCGGAATCATCGTTAGCACACTGCTTAGTCGTTTATCCGATAGGATGCCTGTACGCAAGTGGATCATTATCGGGTCATCCGTGTCAGCTTCAGTAGGGTATGTTTGCTATGCGAACACGGACAGCTACGTTGTGCTAATGCTCGTTTCCTGTACGTTCATAGCCTTGTCATTCTCCGCTTTCCCGCAGTTATTTGCTCTTGCGAGGGAAGTTGTAGAGAGGGAGGCAAGCGAAGATGTCACGATTATTATGGCAATATTGCGAGCATTGGTGTCGTTGGCCTGGATTCTAGGTCCGGTGATGGCTTCTTTTACGATCTACCGATTTTCGTATACTGGCCTGTTTCTCGTCGTCTCGTTTATGTACATGCTCGTCGCAATCTTTGTGCTGGTTATTCGGGTGCATGAGATCCGGGAGCCGAGTAATGAGGCTGAGCCATTAACAGATTCGAGACGCAGTTTCAAACATCTGCTGATGGCTCCGCAGGTCGTGTTTTCTTTACTTGCATTTATGGCTTTCGAGTTGGCTAATACGATGGGGGCAATCGTTACTCCTTTGTATGTCACACAGGAGCTGGATGGAGGAAAATTGGACGTCGGATTGATCTCAGGTGTTAATGCAGCCTTGCAGGTTCCAAGCATGATCGTCTTGGGAATATTGGCCAAGCGGTTTGGCAGTATTCCGGTTATGCAAAGTGCGGGATTATTCGGAATAGCGTATTTTACCCTGTTTTGGTTCACGAATTCGGAGTGGCAAATCATTGCAATTCAAATATTTAGCGCAATTTTCATCGCTATCGTACTTGGAGTTGGAATGACATTCTTCCAGGACCTGGTGCCGAAAATGACTGGCACCGCGACCACGCTATACAACAATGCAAATATCATTGGTTCCATGGCGGGTGGTCTTTTAGCAGGGGCGGTGGGGAATTACTTGGGTTTTAAAGCGGTTATAGCCTCCTCGGCAGTATTGGCTTTCTTGGGTTTTGCATTGTTAATTGCATCAAATGCAAATAAAAAGACATTTCGGCATATGGAAGGAGATACTTATGAAGGCTAG
- a CDS encoding glycosyltransferase, whose translation MKKRRIFIGMMAGMGRVNRCLPIALKLREMGHEVAFTIWGNAGAAMQRMGFTFIPIPEIPAPRGVVFHPNFTDLNHFLSMMGYSDPDYMRNELEARLRVTASFKPDLVISDSSVPAAFIARKLGIPLVSINQSSTLPGGMPFASKDGSIGDVPDVTGVLNGVLDDYGLPRADHLLSFLAGDLALLPSIPKFDPVDLHAVSIPVEYVGPVVWKDTNEMGMPANWLTKSSADRLPRVFVYTSRLVEWGVESGSHIFREAVKALGDTSTELLIATGFNPLEGDKIQVPPNVHFTSYVSGVLAAEYSDVMIHHGGHGSCMTTILTGTPSLIIPTWAEREFNARRLQEVGGGRVMPPEEVTGSALAETVRAMMTNGDMDKASALKESVFATHLGGAERAAELIRQLL comes from the coding sequence TTGAAGAAAAGACGTATTTTTATCGGCATGATGGCTGGCATGGGAAGAGTGAATCGTTGTCTTCCTATTGCTCTAAAGTTACGAGAGATGGGGCATGAAGTGGCATTCACAATCTGGGGTAATGCTGGAGCTGCAATGCAGCGGATGGGGTTTACTTTTATACCCATCCCGGAGATCCCTGCTCCTAGGGGAGTAGTGTTTCATCCGAACTTCACAGATTTGAATCACTTCTTGTCCATGATGGGGTACTCAGATCCTGATTATATGCGAAACGAGCTTGAAGCCCGTCTACGGGTGACTGCCAGCTTCAAACCGGACCTCGTCATTTCCGATTCTAGCGTCCCGGCAGCGTTCATTGCTCGCAAGTTAGGCATTCCACTTGTCTCAATTAATCAGTCCAGTACACTTCCAGGCGGAATGCCTTTCGCATCCAAAGACGGGTCGATTGGTGACGTGCCAGACGTCACAGGAGTGTTGAATGGTGTGTTGGACGATTATGGTCTGCCACGGGCTGACCATCTGCTTTCGTTTCTGGCTGGTGATCTAGCCCTCCTCCCCAGTATACCGAAGTTTGATCCGGTAGATCTCCATGCGGTGTCGATCCCAGTTGAATACGTCGGTCCAGTGGTATGGAAAGATACGAACGAAATGGGAATGCCGGCAAACTGGCTGACGAAGTCTAGTGCCGACAGGCTTCCTCGTGTATTCGTTTACACAAGTCGACTCGTGGAGTGGGGCGTGGAGAGTGGCAGCCATATCTTCAGGGAAGCAGTAAAAGCGCTGGGTGACACTTCGACTGAGCTTTTGATTGCTACGGGGTTTAATCCGTTAGAAGGGGATAAGATCCAAGTACCGCCCAATGTGCATTTCACTTCATATGTGTCAGGAGTGCTGGCCGCCGAATACAGCGATGTCATGATCCACCATGGTGGACATGGAAGCTGCATGACGACCATTTTGACGGGGACTCCATCACTGATAATTCCCACCTGGGCGGAACGGGAGTTTAACGCCCGACGGCTGCAAGAGGTCGGCGGTGGCCGAGTGATGCCCCCGGAAGAGGTTACGGGTTCTGCTCTGGCGGAAACCGTTCGTGCCATGATGACTAACGGCGATATGGACAAAGCTTCAGCGCTCAAGGAAAGCGTGTTTGCTACGCATTTGGGAGGCGCTGAGCGCGCAGCTGAGCTTATTCGCCAGCTGTTGTAA